A region from the Lepidochelys kempii isolate rLepKem1 chromosome 16, rLepKem1.hap2, whole genome shotgun sequence genome encodes:
- the LOC140899439 gene encoding uncharacterized protein translates to MLLRAQSSEDSQQAAQQGQGAGEEIWHHVTSRRRKGNVHVPATQIQVSNRFRVLSTGTNAEGGPDDTSEGREQKETPPVGRHEMHCPRVGGSMTTAPKRRRRVVVVGDSLLRGTESSICRPDQENREVCCLPGAKIRDVTERLPRLIKPSDRDSFLLLHMGTNDTAKNDLEQITADYVALGKRIKEFETQVVFSSILPVEGKGLGRDLRIVEVNEWLRRWCWREGFGFFDHGMVFQEGGVLGRDRLHLTNRGKSSFASKLASLVRRALN, encoded by the coding sequence atgcttctacgggcacaaagttCTGAAGATTCACAGCAGGCTGCACAGCAGGGACAGGGGgctggtgaagaaatttggcatcatgtgacctccagaagaagaaaggggaacgtccatgtaccagcaacgcagatacaggtaagtaaccgttttcgtgttctctccacaggtactaatgcggagggtggaccagatgatacgtctgagggaagggagcagaaggagactccgccagttggaaggcatgagatgcactgtcctagggttgggggttccatgaccaccgctcccaagagaaggaggcgggtggtggtggtcggggactctctcctcagggggactgagtcatctatctgccgccccgaccaggaaaaccgagaagtctgctgcttgccaggagctaagattcgcgatgtgacggagagactgccgagactcatcaagccctcggatcgcgactccttcctgcttctccacatgggcaccaatgatactgccaagaatgaccttgagcagatcactgcagactacgtggctctgggaaaaaggataaaggagtttgagacgcaagtggtcttctcgtccatcctccccgtggaaggaaaaggcctcgGTAGAGATcttcgaatcgtggaagtcaacgaatggctacgcaggtggtgttggagagaaggctttggattctttgaccatgggatggtgttccaagaaggaggagtgctaggcagagacaggctccacctaacaaatAGAGGGAAGAGCAGCTTCGCGAGCAAGCTGGCTagcctagtgaggagggctttaaactag